From the Bacteriovorax sp. Seq25_V genome, one window contains:
- a CDS encoding GNAT family N-acetyltransferase: MSFKLELNSPFSAKAIEDIYRDQEVLISAMPDANFPFDHDQWSSWFFDEEKSLRYSFILNEGESAVAHCAVLKYKEAPGLAYICFVAVAKNQQGRGLSRVLLNQVHNYLWQNLKISEIYLLVDSKNVKANNLYNSMGYKYIDGSSRKRLKRRIVD, from the coding sequence TTGAGTTTTAAGTTAGAATTAAACTCACCATTTAGTGCAAAAGCTATTGAGGATATTTATCGAGATCAAGAGGTTTTAATTAGTGCCATGCCAGATGCTAATTTTCCTTTTGATCACGATCAGTGGAGTTCGTGGTTTTTTGATGAAGAGAAGTCTTTGAGATACTCGTTCATTTTAAATGAAGGTGAGAGCGCAGTGGCCCATTGTGCGGTTTTAAAATACAAGGAAGCTCCTGGGCTCGCTTATATTTGTTTTGTCGCAGTAGCTAAGAATCAGCAGGGAAGAGGTCTTTCAAGGGTCTTACTTAACCAGGTTCACAATTATCTTTGGCAGAATTTAAAAATTTCAGAAATCTATTTACTAGTTGATAGTAAGAACGTAAAAGCAAATAACTTATATAATTCAATGGGTTACAAGTATATCGACGGTTCCTCTCGCAAAAGATTAAAAAGACGTATAGTAGACTAA
- a CDS encoding ParA family protein: MDTYYPLKKVAQIFGDNNLKFSIEELERAGDIPASRKFRSGALFRNGWSKAELPLIGEKVGYFPKFSKSVALSVFTTKGGVLKSTLALNLARTAALHGLKTCVVGLDIQGDVTTALGYDFDIKPNSQLDEIIEKLDQTKGLNDLFAGQVSLEDIIVGTDLPNLFLIPETPELVALNDSLNNINRREFWLKEKVVAPLKNYFDIIIMDCSPNWNKLTTNALVACDSLISPLECKINNFRNFKVFSHFLKEFKNEMRLNFENVFIPTKFAPNKKLSSDIFTWYQENVEGCTSLGIKESVTAEEAMALNISILEHAGLKPIGRDMVTLMKEVHQRVESSLVNSNREFGHDQRILSAQKFNFNGARP; encoded by the coding sequence ATGGATACTTACTACCCACTAAAGAAAGTGGCGCAGATATTTGGTGACAATAATTTAAAGTTTTCAATTGAAGAATTAGAGAGAGCTGGTGATATTCCTGCTTCTCGAAAATTCAGAAGCGGTGCTCTTTTTAGAAACGGATGGAGTAAGGCTGAGTTGCCACTTATTGGAGAAAAAGTTGGGTATTTCCCAAAGTTTTCTAAGTCAGTAGCACTTTCCGTTTTCACGACAAAAGGTGGAGTTCTAAAATCGACTCTCGCTCTTAACCTTGCTCGAACTGCGGCTTTACATGGTCTTAAGACATGTGTGGTTGGACTCGATATTCAAGGTGATGTAACGACAGCACTTGGGTACGATTTTGATATTAAGCCAAATAGCCAGTTAGATGAAATTATTGAAAAACTAGACCAAACAAAAGGTTTGAATGACCTTTTTGCTGGGCAAGTTTCTCTTGAAGATATAATTGTTGGAACAGACCTACCTAATCTCTTTCTTATCCCTGAAACTCCAGAGCTAGTTGCTCTTAACGATTCTTTAAACAATATTAATCGTAGAGAGTTTTGGTTGAAAGAAAAAGTTGTTGCACCATTAAAGAATTACTTTGATATTATCATCATGGACTGTTCTCCTAATTGGAACAAGCTCACAACAAACGCGCTTGTAGCATGTGATTCTTTAATTTCACCACTAGAGTGTAAGATTAATAACTTTAGGAACTTCAAAGTTTTTAGTCATTTTTTAAAAGAATTTAAAAATGAAATGAGACTTAACTTTGAAAATGTTTTTATTCCAACAAAGTTTGCTCCAAATAAAAAACTTAGTAGTGACATCTTTACTTGGTACCAAGAAAATGTTGAAGGCTGCACGTCTTTAGGAATAAAAGAGTCTGTAACTGCGGAAGAAGCAATGGCCCTTAATATTTCTATTCTTGAGCATGCAGGACTAAAGCCAATTGGCCGCGACATGGTAACTTTAATGAAGGAAGTTCATCAGCGTGTTGAGAGTTCTCTTGTTAATTCAAACCGTGAGTTCGGGCACGATCAGAGAATTTTAAGCGCACAAAAATTTAATTTTAATGGAGCAAGACCTTAA
- the lgt gene encoding prolipoprotein diacylglyceryl transferase, which produces MSYYVHNLSPIAFHLFGMPFAWYWLVYFCGYFWVLYSLKLIKQESHQISAVDFQNYLFIGFFSMLLGGKFFYILFYNLSYYVEEPSRIFKIWEGGMSFHGAIIGSCAWTFIYAKIKKISFWKLTDLVVTSVPLVLLFGRLANFINGELAGRISTLPWAVVFPRYADGLARHPSQIYEAMLEGAVLFMIMWRGRKFLSEAGRQSVRFLFFYGLFRFICEFFRAPDIQIGYIAGLTIGQFYCLAMMLIAFVIFTRSRT; this is translated from the coding sequence ATGAGCTACTATGTTCATAACTTAAGCCCAATCGCTTTCCATCTCTTTGGGATGCCCTTTGCGTGGTACTGGTTGGTTTATTTTTGTGGATATTTCTGGGTTCTCTATTCTTTAAAATTAATCAAGCAAGAGTCCCATCAAATTAGCGCCGTTGATTTTCAAAATTATCTCTTCATCGGTTTTTTCTCAATGCTTCTTGGAGGAAAATTCTTTTATATTCTTTTTTATAATCTAAGCTATTACGTTGAAGAGCCTTCACGCATCTTTAAAATTTGGGAAGGTGGTATGAGCTTTCACGGTGCCATCATTGGAAGCTGTGCTTGGACTTTTATTTACGCAAAAATTAAGAAGATCTCTTTTTGGAAACTTACCGATCTCGTCGTGACATCTGTCCCTCTGGTACTTCTCTTTGGAAGACTCGCAAACTTTATAAATGGAGAGTTAGCGGGAAGGATTTCAACACTTCCCTGGGCGGTGGTTTTTCCACGATATGCTGACGGACTAGCAAGGCACCCGTCTCAAATCTATGAGGCCATGCTTGAAGGAGCTGTTTTATTTATGATCATGTGGCGAGGAAGAAAATTTCTTTCTGAAGCTGGAAGACAGAGTGTTCGCTTCTTATTTTTCTACGGACTGTTCAGATTTATTTGCGAATTTTTTAGAGCACCTGATATACAAATTGGCTACATCGCAGGTCTTACAATTGGCCAGTTCTACTGCCTGGCCATGATGCTTATCGCTTTTGTGATTTTTACGCGGTCGAGAACTTAG
- a CDS encoding Hpt domain-containing protein, with translation MEFDSKELTMMFGDDQEIFFEIFGDFEQSLDEMLGEISSAIEAKNAEALQISAHTFKGVLSTFCALESKELAFELEQMGRAGSFDGAVEKFEKLKEYSVKLIASLKSFQFSQAA, from the coding sequence ATGGAATTTGATAGTAAAGAATTGACCATGATGTTTGGAGATGACCAAGAGATCTTCTTTGAGATTTTTGGTGACTTCGAGCAATCACTAGATGAGATGCTAGGTGAAATTAGCAGTGCAATTGAAGCGAAAAATGCTGAGGCGCTACAAATTTCAGCACACACTTTTAAAGGTGTCCTTTCAACTTTTTGTGCTCTTGAAAGTAAAGAGCTTGCTTTTGAACTGGAGCAAATGGGGAGAGCTGGAAGCTTTGATGGTGCAGTGGAGAAGTTTGAAAAGCTTAAAGAATATTCTGTGAAATTAATCGCTTCTTTGAAATCGTTTCAATTTTCACAAGCTGCTTAA
- a CDS encoding radical SAM protein yields MFYNFPVNYIEPVFRPPSEGKSFLLQVTIGCSNNRCTYCNMYRSKSYSERTKEEISSDIKKASAYFQKVGYLPEKAFLCDGDALGASFELLCFTLDEIKREMPFIKKVGVYATAQNMIEKTYEELVTLRQKGLGIAYLGMESGCDKVLHLIVKGNNQEEMITGSQKLMDSGIELSVICMLGVGGEKFTESHIAETAKALSLISPQYLSFLTTMAVDGTPYARMVKQGFKMLTTKKLLFEMKEILRLARFNKNVLFRTNHVSNMYPVGGTLPHDQNAIVDQVEKWYTSTPEGTYPPKPSHM; encoded by the coding sequence ATGTTTTATAACTTTCCTGTAAATTATATTGAGCCTGTTTTTAGGCCGCCATCAGAAGGAAAGAGCTTTCTTTTGCAGGTCACTATTGGTTGCTCAAACAACCGTTGCACCTACTGTAACATGTATCGCTCTAAATCTTATTCAGAACGCACTAAAGAGGAAATTTCTTCAGACATCAAGAAGGCTTCTGCCTATTTTCAAAAAGTTGGCTACCTTCCAGAGAAGGCCTTTCTCTGTGACGGTGATGCCCTCGGTGCAAGTTTTGAACTTCTATGCTTTACCCTTGATGAAATTAAGCGCGAAATGCCATTTATTAAGAAGGTTGGCGTCTACGCGACAGCACAGAATATGATCGAAAAGACCTATGAGGAGCTTGTTACACTTCGCCAAAAAGGCCTAGGGATCGCTTATCTTGGAATGGAGTCGGGTTGTGATAAGGTTTTACACCTTATCGTCAAGGGTAACAACCAAGAGGAAATGATCACAGGGAGTCAGAAGTTAATGGATAGTGGTATTGAACTTTCCGTGATCTGTATGCTTGGAGTGGGAGGCGAGAAATTCACTGAAAGTCATATTGCGGAAACGGCGAAGGCCCTAAGCCTCATTTCTCCTCAATATCTTTCATTCCTCACAACAATGGCCGTTGATGGCACTCCTTACGCACGCATGGTGAAGCAGGGCTTTAAAATGCTAACGACGAAGAAATTGCTTTTTGAGATGAAGGAAATCTTAAGACTTGCTCGCTTTAACAAAAATGTTTTATTTAGAACTAACCACGTTTCAAATATGTATCCTGTTGGTGGGACATTACCTCACGACCAAAACGCGATAGTCGATCAGGTCGAGAAATGGTACACTAGTACACCAGAGGGGACATATCCTCCGAAACCATCACATATGTAG
- a CDS encoding LysR family transcriptional regulator, producing MNLDQLQVLKIIKEEGSFSKASEKLFKAKSALSYAIQNLEDELGLLLIDRSEYRPKLTNYGLQLLEKASPVLKSFEELTTFAKTLSSNQELKIRLSMSAIFPLSEFTSTLRKIEENFLNTEVVFTTEVLSGEKFLLAGDVDISLLAGITNKVDLEYKKVGEVEMPLVIASTHPIVQKGLKPTKEVLSNYPQIVVRSTLPDESSFGVVKGSKKWYVDDLGTKMKLIMEGLGWGRLPDHIVNEYVQRQVLEILRTEEMEHEKIEMFLARRRNEYHGIVSNYIWNSF from the coding sequence GTGAACTTGGATCAATTACAAGTACTTAAAATCATTAAAGAGGAGGGTAGTTTTTCAAAGGCCTCTGAAAAACTCTTTAAGGCGAAGTCAGCCCTCTCCTACGCTATCCAAAACCTCGAGGATGAGCTAGGCCTGCTTTTAATTGATAGAAGTGAGTATCGACCAAAACTGACGAATTATGGTCTACAACTTCTTGAGAAAGCCTCTCCGGTTTTAAAATCTTTTGAGGAATTAACTACTTTTGCTAAAACTTTATCGAGTAATCAAGAGCTAAAAATTCGTTTATCAATGTCAGCGATTTTCCCTCTTTCTGAATTCACAAGTACACTTAGAAAAATTGAAGAAAACTTTTTAAATACTGAAGTCGTGTTCACCACAGAAGTTTTAAGCGGAGAAAAATTTTTACTCGCTGGAGATGTCGATATTTCTCTTCTTGCAGGAATAACAAATAAGGTTGATCTTGAGTATAAAAAAGTTGGAGAAGTTGAAATGCCTCTCGTCATTGCTTCGACTCATCCTATTGTACAAAAAGGACTTAAGCCAACGAAAGAAGTTCTCTCGAATTACCCTCAAATTGTAGTTCGAAGTACTTTACCTGATGAAAGTTCTTTTGGTGTCGTTAAGGGGTCGAAGAAGTGGTACGTTGATGATCTTGGAACAAAAATGAAGCTGATTATGGAAGGTCTTGGCTGGGGTCGACTTCCTGATCATATCGTTAACGAATATGTTCAACGCCAGGTTCTGGAAATTTTACGTACTGAAGAAATGGAGCATGAGAAAATTGAGATGTTTCTAGCGAGAAGAAGAAACGAGTACCACGGGATTGTTAGTAATTATATTTGGAACTCATTTTAA
- a CDS encoding DUF2489 domain-containing protein yields MTQNEFYIYSAILVVIIFALSIAVSFYYVKLQKIKKVRDEYVKELQKNEQERHDYIFDSIRTICMAYTQDQVEASEACIRLRMLIDRNELIENEKYPTIFAMYEKLKHFKTHEVRNALSSKEKFAEDKERYQVEEDFKELFAHECKLLLEEVNS; encoded by the coding sequence ATGACTCAAAATGAATTTTATATTTATAGTGCTATTCTTGTTGTTATTATTTTCGCTCTTTCAATCGCTGTCAGCTTTTACTACGTAAAACTTCAAAAAATTAAGAAGGTGAGAGATGAGTACGTTAAAGAGCTACAAAAAAATGAACAAGAAAGACATGACTATATCTTTGATAGTATTCGCACAATTTGCATGGCGTATACCCAAGATCAAGTCGAGGCCAGTGAAGCGTGTATTCGTCTAAGAATGCTAATTGATCGCAATGAGCTTATTGAAAATGAGAAGTATCCAACTATCTTTGCGATGTATGAAAAACTTAAACACTTCAAAACTCACGAAGTTCGAAATGCCCTAAGTTCGAAAGAAAAATTTGCAGAGGATAAGGAGCGTTATCAAGTAGAAGAGGACTTCAAGGAACTCTTCGCTCATGAATGTAAGCTTCTTCTTGAGGAAGTGAATTCTTAA
- a CDS encoding RluA family pseudouridine synthase, which produces MNQAVEHKKKIYSYAVNEKTPALEFLAENTKLSKMVIKKLFNAGAVWVVDEKGENRFRKIKGDLEAGTRVRVYHDPNIKPFDMELVECIHDTHNWGIWYKPAGLLSQGTKYGDQYSILRLVEKKINRPGLLVHRLDRETSGLMIIAYNKKIARYFSEQIRERKVHKYYQAVLKGELEKDSGEIRFDIDGKEAVTEYKVLERKNGQTLVEALLITGKKHQLRIHFDHIGHAIMGDPRYGSFNSHEDGLQLVASKIILLAPGRNNEMKFEIKADKKLSIK; this is translated from the coding sequence ATGAATCAAGCAGTTGAACACAAAAAAAAGATTTACTCTTATGCAGTAAATGAAAAAACTCCAGCACTAGAATTTCTTGCAGAAAATACAAAACTTTCAAAAATGGTGATTAAAAAACTTTTCAATGCCGGGGCCGTTTGGGTTGTGGATGAAAAGGGAGAGAATCGATTTCGAAAAATCAAGGGTGATCTCGAAGCAGGAACAAGAGTTCGTGTTTATCACGATCCAAATATTAAACCATTTGATATGGAATTAGTTGAGTGTATTCACGACACTCATAACTGGGGAATTTGGTATAAGCCGGCCGGACTTCTTTCACAGGGAACAAAGTATGGTGATCAGTATTCGATTTTAAGACTTGTGGAAAAGAAGATTAATCGTCCAGGTCTGCTTGTTCACCGCCTTGATAGAGAAACGTCAGGACTTATGATCATTGCTTATAATAAGAAAATTGCTCGCTACTTTAGTGAACAAATAAGAGAGAGGAAAGTTCATAAGTACTATCAAGCAGTCCTTAAAGGCGAACTTGAAAAAGACTCAGGGGAAATTCGTTTTGATATTGATGGAAAGGAAGCTGTTACGGAGTACAAAGTTCTTGAAAGAAAGAACGGGCAAACTCTTGTTGAGGCCCTATTAATTACTGGTAAGAAGCACCAACTAAGAATTCATTTTGATCATATCGGACACGCCATTATGGGAGACCCTCGCTACGGTTCATTTAACTCACACGAAGATGGTCTACAACTAGTGGCTTCAAAAATTATTCTTCTTGCTCCGGGAAGAAATAATGAAATGAAGTTTGAGATCAAAGCGGATAAGAAGCTTAGTATTAAGTAG
- the serS gene encoding serine--tRNA ligase has product MLDIKFLRENTELMKKVIENKRIGLDLDELLKIDSELLELGKELQELQTQRNVTSKKIPTASPDERPALIEAGKEIGNKIKDIQPRVSELEESLKQLMYLVPQIPSSKAPLGKDDSDNVEVKKHGDLPKFDFEPLDHVQILEKQNWAEFEKVAKVCGSRSYSLRNEMVLLEMALHRMALDKLLDKGFTLVSAPSMAREQALFGTGHFPTGRDQAYYVPEHDIYLSGTAEVQLNSFHMDEILDEKDLPILYAGYSPCFRSEAGSYGRDVRGLIRVHQFNKTEQYIICKNDEAESEKWHQMLLTTAEEICQELNLPYRIVECCTGDMGAGKHRMFDIECWVPSESKYRETHSCSALHDWQSRRTNTRYRDSEGKVQFVHTLNNTAVATPRILVPFLENHQQKDGTIFVPEKLRPYLSGRTVLGKA; this is encoded by the coding sequence ATGTTAGACATTAAATTTTTGAGAGAAAATACTGAGTTAATGAAGAAGGTAATTGAGAACAAAAGGATTGGTCTCGACCTTGATGAATTACTTAAAATTGATAGTGAACTTCTTGAACTTGGAAAAGAATTACAAGAACTTCAAACTCAAAGAAATGTAACATCAAAAAAAATCCCAACAGCTTCACCAGATGAAAGACCAGCATTAATTGAAGCCGGAAAAGAGATTGGAAATAAGATTAAAGATATTCAACCAAGAGTTTCTGAACTTGAAGAAAGTCTTAAGCAACTTATGTATCTTGTGCCACAAATTCCATCTTCAAAAGCTCCACTTGGAAAAGATGATAGTGACAACGTAGAAGTTAAAAAGCACGGAGATCTTCCAAAATTTGATTTTGAACCACTTGATCACGTACAAATTCTTGAAAAACAAAATTGGGCAGAATTTGAAAAAGTCGCAAAGGTTTGTGGATCAAGAAGTTACTCCCTTAGAAATGAAATGGTACTTCTAGAAATGGCCCTACACCGAATGGCCCTTGATAAATTATTAGATAAAGGTTTCACACTTGTTTCAGCCCCATCGATGGCAAGAGAACAAGCACTATTTGGAACGGGTCACTTCCCAACAGGACGTGATCAGGCCTACTACGTACCTGAGCATGACATCTATCTTTCAGGAACAGCTGAAGTTCAACTTAATAGTTTTCACATGGATGAAATCCTTGATGAAAAAGACCTTCCAATTCTTTACGCAGGTTATTCACCATGTTTTAGATCAGAGGCGGGAAGTTATGGACGTGATGTAAGAGGACTTATTAGAGTTCACCAATTTAATAAAACTGAGCAGTATATTATTTGTAAAAATGATGAAGCAGAATCAGAGAAGTGGCATCAAATGCTTTTAACAACTGCTGAAGAAATTTGCCAGGAACTAAACCTTCCATACCGTATTGTTGAATGTTGTACTGGAGACATGGGAGCAGGGAAGCATAGAATGTTTGATATTGAGTGTTGGGTACCTAGTGAGAGCAAGTACCGTGAGACTCACTCATGTTCAGCACTTCATGACTGGCAATCAAGAAGAACAAATACAAGATACCGTGACAGTGAAGGAAAAGTTCAATTTGTTCACACTTTAAATAATACGGCCGTGGCAACACCAAGAATCCTAGTTCCTTTCCTAGAAAACCATCAGCAAAAAGATGGGACAATCTTTGTTCCTGAAAAGTTAAGACCATACCTATCTGGTCGTACAGTTCTTGGTAAAGCATAA
- a CDS encoding PleD family two-component system response regulator: protein MRILVVDDDRINNKMICKKLEKRGFEVVEAFNGHECLEAVENKQIDLVLLDIMMPDMFGSDVLVELRKNYSAFELPIIMVTGKSETEDIVECLRAGANDYIVKPINIEVALARISAQLTLKKMHHENLSKAELETAQAMIVTYNHEINNPLTIALGLLGRVKGEENLENVAKISDALFRIVDIVKKIQQISNETQLKHSSYTDQEKMIKLK, encoded by the coding sequence ATGAGAATTTTAGTTGTCGATGACGACAGAATAAATAACAAGATGATTTGCAAGAAACTTGAAAAGCGTGGCTTCGAAGTTGTTGAAGCATTCAACGGCCACGAGTGCTTAGAAGCTGTTGAGAATAAGCAAATCGACCTTGTTCTTTTAGATATTATGATGCCAGATATGTTTGGAAGTGATGTTCTTGTTGAGCTTAGGAAGAATTACTCGGCATTCGAACTACCGATTATAATGGTTACAGGAAAAAGTGAAACAGAAGATATTGTAGAGTGCTTAAGAGCCGGGGCGAACGATTATATTGTCAAACCGATTAATATCGAAGTTGCACTTGCTCGAATTTCTGCTCAACTAACTTTAAAGAAAATGCATCATGAGAACCTTTCAAAGGCCGAGCTTGAAACTGCTCAGGCAATGATTGTGACATATAATCATGAAATCAATAATCCCCTTACAATTGCTCTTGGACTTCTTGGAAGAGTGAAAGGTGAGGAGAATTTAGAAAATGTAGCTAAGATTAGCGATGCTCTTTTTAGAATTGTCGACATTGTCAAAAAGATTCAACAAATTTCAAATGAGACTCAGTTGAAGCATTCAAGTTATACTGATCAAGAAAAAATGATTAAATTAAAGTAG
- a CDS encoding GNAT family N-acetyltransferase — protein sequence MYYLFMPMQEKVITLKSNIEVVLRELLPSDKSYLAEGMKKLSIETIQHRFFVAKKGFTDLELQRLTEYDHESHFAIAAISHPEQDEGLGVARFNIDEDDKRSAEFGLLIIDKMQGKGLGKTMLLALIEEAKSRGVTRLYGQLKSTNQAMINLSHSLEGVGVKLLQEGQGILNLQLLL from the coding sequence ATGTATTATTTATTTATGCCAATGCAAGAAAAAGTCATCACATTAAAAAGCAATATTGAAGTAGTTCTTCGAGAGCTATTACCTAGTGACAAGAGTTATCTTGCAGAAGGTATGAAAAAGCTCTCTATTGAAACTATCCAACATCGTTTCTTCGTGGCCAAAAAAGGATTTACTGATCTTGAGCTTCAACGTCTTACTGAATACGATCATGAGTCGCACTTTGCGATTGCAGCTATCAGTCACCCAGAACAAGATGAAGGACTAGGGGTCGCGAGATTTAATATTGATGAAGATGACAAGCGTAGCGCAGAATTTGGTCTTCTTATCATTGATAAAATGCAGGGAAAGGGACTTGGAAAGACGATGCTTCTCGCACTAATTGAAGAAGCTAAGTCCCGTGGAGTGACAAGACTCTACGGTCAGCTAAAATCAACAAATCAGGCAATGATAAACCTCTCCCACAGCCTTGAAGGAGTTGGAGTTAAACTACTACAGGAAGGTCAAGGTATCCTTAACCTTCAACTGCTACTTTAA
- a CDS encoding pirin-like bicupin family protein, translated as MKIRRSNERGTFNIDWLQAKYTFSFANYYDPRHMGFRSLRVINNDIIAPEGGFPTHSHRDMEIITFIIRGELAHKDSMGNAATITPGMIQIMSAGSGVSHSEFNPSSENDTELFQIWVESKERGTEPSYSEFRFEDRLEENKLNLIVSNNKHDEVGYVNQDIRIYYFDLKDKNFNLDADKAYWLQMIEGEATIGGESISHRDGISLEHENAQVQVKSAKGLLFEF; from the coding sequence ATGAAAATTAGAAGATCAAATGAAAGAGGAACATTCAATATTGATTGGCTACAAGCAAAGTACACCTTTTCTTTTGCTAATTACTACGATCCTCGTCATATGGGTTTTAGAAGTTTAAGAGTTATCAATAATGATATCATTGCTCCTGAAGGAGGGTTTCCTACACACTCACATCGTGACATGGAAATCATCACTTTTATTATTCGTGGTGAGCTTGCTCACAAAGATTCGATGGGAAATGCCGCGACAATCACTCCTGGAATGATTCAGATTATGTCGGCAGGATCTGGTGTTTCACATTCTGAATTTAATCCCAGCAGTGAGAATGATACTGAGCTTTTTCAAATCTGGGTTGAATCAAAAGAGAGAGGAACTGAACCAAGCTATAGTGAATTTCGTTTTGAAGATCGCCTCGAAGAAAATAAGCTTAACTTAATCGTGTCTAATAATAAGCATGATGAAGTAGGGTATGTGAATCAGGATATTAGAATTTATTATTTTGATTTGAAAGATAAGAATTTTAATCTTGATGCTGACAAGGCCTATTGGCTGCAAATGATCGAAGGCGAAGCAACTATTGGTGGCGAATCAATTTCTCATCGTGATGGAATTAGCTTAGAGCATGAGAATGCACAGGTACAAGTTAAGTCTGCAAAGGGATTACTCTTTGAGTTTTAA
- a CDS encoding ceramidase domain-containing protein has protein sequence MNWNDFERLKCFPQNCNCEPMRFEHLILQPIAVLTSLPFIILGLFYIRSEKDFHLRVLLGLFIVLGFSSIFLHSSFILISNFFDFGSIFAIISWTLSYLYFKKKSNLTFFLTLIGLTILSTLGIYFFPHNPVGVFAGYFIPAVIAIGFKLNQHRPTRKNIVRFFRAVLLIILGGACFILDRQKVFCYNNIYTHGHSIWHLLVAVALYEQYKFFKEYK, from the coding sequence GTGAATTGGAATGATTTCGAACGTCTCAAGTGCTTTCCACAAAACTGTAATTGTGAACCGATGAGATTTGAGCATCTAATACTACAACCAATAGCCGTTCTGACGAGCTTGCCTTTCATCATACTTGGACTCTTCTATATTCGTTCAGAGAAAGATTTTCATTTACGAGTATTGCTTGGACTTTTTATAGTCTTAGGTTTTTCTAGTATTTTTTTACATAGCTCATTTATACTTATTTCAAATTTTTTTGATTTTGGTTCAATCTTTGCCATTATTTCATGGACCTTAAGCTATCTCTATTTCAAAAAAAAATCGAATTTAACTTTCTTCCTTACATTGATTGGACTCACAATACTTTCGACTCTAGGGATATACTTTTTCCCTCACAATCCAGTTGGTGTTTTTGCGGGATATTTTATACCCGCAGTAATCGCAATTGGATTTAAGCTCAATCAACATAGACCAACAAGGAAAAATATTGTCCGCTTCTTTCGTGCTGTTTTACTTATCATTTTAGGTGGAGCTTGCTTTATTTTAGATCGTCAAAAAGTGTTTTGCTACAATAATATCTACACACATGGACATAGCATATGGCACCTACTCGTTGCTGTTGCACTATATGAACAATATAAGTTTTTTAAGGAATATAAATGA
- a CDS encoding YceI family protein, with protein sequence MKHLILSAVLFGLSNMAFADKSFSVDTSASKLEWTGKKVTGQHVGTIDFKSGTVVLDDNGVLKAANFVADMTTISATDLEGEWKGKLDGHLKNDDFFATDKNPEAKMSLKKIISKKGDKYEVEADLTVKGITSPVKFNVDLSNKAKPVLAGNLTFDRTKFNVKYNSGSFFEGLGDKMIYNDVDLKFSVKTK encoded by the coding sequence ATGAAGCATTTAATTTTATCAGCAGTACTTTTTGGTTTATCAAACATGGCTTTTGCGGACAAATCTTTCAGTGTCGATACTTCAGCAAGTAAGCTTGAGTGGACAGGAAAGAAAGTTACTGGACAACACGTAGGAACAATTGACTTTAAGTCTGGAACTGTTGTGTTAGACGATAATGGTGTTTTAAAAGCTGCAAACTTTGTTGCTGATATGACAACTATTAGTGCAACAGATCTTGAAGGTGAGTGGAAAGGTAAACTTGATGGTCACTTAAAAAATGATGACTTTTTTGCAACAGATAAGAACCCTGAAGCAAAAATGAGTCTTAAAAAAATCATTTCTAAAAAAGGTGATAAGTACGAAGTTGAAGCTGATCTAACTGTTAAAGGAATTACTAGCCCAGTTAAATTTAACGTGGATCTTTCAAATAAAGCGAAGCCAGTACTTGCAGGGAACCTAACTTTTGATAGAACTAAATTCAATGTAAAGTATAACTCTGGGTCATTCTTTGAAGGTCTTGGGGATAAGATGATTTACAACGATGTTGATTTAAAATTTTCTGTTAAAACAAAATAA